The following are encoded in a window of Arthrobacter sp. OAP107 genomic DNA:
- a CDS encoding FAD-dependent oxidoreductase, whose product MTTATELPASDPSSAVTTAPGLAGAGAPDQAPVTMLNPDFPFSYDHYLSHPDGLGTVPPELHGTEVAVVGAGLSGLVTAYELMRLGLRPVLYEADQLGGRLRTASFPAAPDVVADLGGMRFPVSGKAFYHYVDLLGLETQDFPNPLAPSTSSTVIELAGQKHYATTSADLPPFFREVADAWKAAVNDGAQFTQMQEAIRARDTARIKELWNELLPELDEETFYGFIAGSQAFRKAGFAHREAFGQVGFGTGGWDTDFPNSILEILRVVYTDADDQHRLIAGGAQRLPEALWRHAPSGMVHWPAGTSLASLHSGSPRGAVERISRDGDGNLRIRERWGREASYPAVVTTCQSWLLSTRIHTEEALFPAELWTAIERSHYMQSSKTFVMVDRPFWKDIDPETGREVLSMTLTDRLNRATYLLDNGPDQPAVILLSYTWNDDALKWLALDADERVELMLHSLEQIYPGVDIASHIVGQPITVSWEADPNFMGAFKANLPGHYRYQQRLFTHFKQDKLPANQRGIFLAGDDVSFTAGWAEGAVTTGLNAVWGVVNHLGGSSAPGNPGPGDLLDELGPISLD is encoded by the coding sequence ATGACAACCGCTACCGAGCTGCCCGCATCCGACCCGTCCAGCGCCGTCACCACTGCGCCCGGCCTTGCCGGGGCGGGCGCGCCGGACCAGGCTCCGGTGACCATGCTGAACCCGGACTTCCCGTTCAGCTATGACCACTATCTGTCCCACCCGGACGGACTGGGTACGGTCCCGCCGGAACTGCACGGGACCGAAGTCGCCGTGGTGGGCGCCGGCCTGTCCGGGCTGGTGACGGCCTACGAACTGATGAGGCTCGGGCTGCGTCCGGTGCTCTACGAGGCTGACCAGCTCGGCGGGCGGCTGCGCACCGCCAGCTTCCCCGCGGCCCCGGACGTGGTGGCGGACCTGGGCGGCATGCGGTTCCCGGTTTCCGGCAAGGCGTTCTACCACTATGTGGACCTGCTGGGACTGGAGACGCAGGACTTCCCCAACCCGCTGGCCCCGTCCACCTCCAGCACCGTCATTGAGCTGGCGGGGCAGAAGCATTACGCCACCACCTCGGCGGACCTGCCGCCGTTCTTCCGCGAAGTGGCCGACGCCTGGAAAGCGGCCGTGAATGACGGCGCGCAGTTCACCCAGATGCAGGAAGCCATCCGGGCGCGGGACACGGCCCGAATTAAGGAGCTGTGGAACGAGCTTCTGCCCGAGCTCGACGAGGAGACGTTCTACGGCTTCATCGCCGGCAGCCAGGCGTTCCGCAAGGCCGGCTTCGCGCACCGCGAGGCGTTCGGCCAGGTCGGCTTCGGCACCGGCGGCTGGGACACCGACTTTCCCAACTCCATCCTGGAAATCCTCCGCGTCGTCTACACCGACGCCGACGACCAGCACCGGCTCATCGCCGGGGGAGCGCAAAGGCTCCCCGAGGCACTTTGGCGCCACGCGCCGTCGGGCATGGTGCACTGGCCGGCAGGGACGTCCCTGGCGTCCCTGCACTCCGGTTCCCCGCGCGGAGCCGTGGAACGGATCAGCCGGGACGGCGACGGCAACCTCCGGATCCGGGAACGCTGGGGGAGGGAAGCCTCCTACCCGGCCGTGGTCACCACCTGCCAGTCATGGCTGCTGTCCACCCGGATCCACACCGAGGAGGCGCTGTTCCCGGCTGAGCTGTGGACGGCGATCGAGCGCTCGCACTACATGCAGTCGTCCAAGACGTTCGTGATGGTGGACCGGCCGTTCTGGAAGGACATCGATCCGGAAACCGGCAGGGAAGTGCTGTCCATGACGCTCACAGACCGGCTCAACCGCGCCACCTACCTGCTGGACAACGGCCCCGACCAGCCCGCCGTGATCCTGCTGTCCTACACCTGGAACGACGACGCCCTGAAGTGGCTGGCGCTCGACGCCGACGAACGGGTGGAGCTGATGCTGCACTCGCTCGAGCAGATCTACCCCGGCGTGGACATCGCCAGCCACATCGTGGGCCAGCCGATCACCGTCTCCTGGGAGGCCGACCCCAACTTCATGGGCGCGTTCAAGGCGAACCTGCCCGGGCACTACCGCTACCAGCAGCGGCTCTTCACACACTTCAAGCAGGACAAGCTGCCGGCGAACCAGCGCGGCATCTTCCTCGCCGGCGACGACGTGTCCTTCACCGCCGGCTGGGCCGAGGGCGCCGTAACCACGGGCCTGAACGCGGTGTGGGGCGTGGTGAACCACCTCGGCGGCTCATCGGCACCCGGCAACCCGGGCCCGGGCGACCTGCTGGACGAGCTGGGACCGATCAGCCTGGACTAG
- a CDS encoding amino acid permease yields the protein MTVPTQAGERPPMQAGRPGLAAQLLRRKPIGQMVQEAESGHGGTRLVRSFGVVQLTMISVGATLGTGILVILGESVPLAGPAIWISFAIAGLAALLSAVSYAEMAGLVPAAGSSYSYTYATMGEGMAWICGWCLVLEYAVSVAAVAVGAGQYVNETLGVFGLALPDGVSLPPGDGGLVNVPAMAIVVLAMVLLVRGAKESAWINTAIVLVKVGILVFFCAVAFTAFNGGHFEPLLPMGAAGVSAAASRVFFSYIGFDAASTAGEEARNPKRDLPRAIMLSMLIVTTIYVLVAVAAIGARPWGWFDGTEAALVKILEEITGQPWIALVFAVGAVLAIASIVLTVLYGQTRILLSMSRDGLVPRIFGRVSHRTGTPVAGTLIVGTAVALTAGLVPLGALADATSIGTLFAFALVNLAVIHLRRTRPELRRTFRVPLFPLTPILGALMCVYLMANLSTETWVTFGIWMLVGLAAYFGYGRRHSRVAALGQEEYRELSGRNYSPAPASAEQTISHQ from the coding sequence ATGACTGTGCCCACCCAAGCAGGAGAGCGGCCTCCGATGCAGGCCGGCCGCCCCGGACTGGCAGCCCAGCTGCTTCGCCGAAAGCCGATCGGACAGATGGTCCAGGAAGCCGAATCGGGCCATGGCGGAACCCGCCTGGTCCGCAGCTTCGGGGTCGTGCAACTGACGATGATCAGCGTTGGGGCCACCCTCGGCACCGGCATCCTGGTGATCCTGGGTGAGTCAGTGCCGCTGGCGGGGCCGGCCATCTGGATCTCGTTCGCCATCGCCGGCTTGGCCGCGCTGCTCTCCGCCGTGTCCTACGCCGAGATGGCCGGCCTGGTGCCTGCCGCAGGCTCCAGCTACTCATACACGTACGCCACCATGGGCGAGGGCATGGCCTGGATCTGCGGCTGGTGCCTGGTGCTCGAATACGCGGTTTCCGTCGCGGCGGTGGCCGTGGGCGCCGGCCAGTACGTCAACGAAACGCTGGGCGTTTTCGGACTGGCCCTGCCGGACGGGGTGTCGCTGCCCCCTGGTGACGGCGGCCTGGTCAACGTCCCGGCCATGGCGATCGTGGTGCTTGCCATGGTCCTGCTGGTCCGGGGCGCCAAGGAAAGCGCATGGATCAACACCGCGATCGTGCTGGTCAAGGTGGGCATCCTGGTCTTCTTCTGCGCCGTGGCCTTCACCGCGTTCAACGGCGGCCACTTCGAGCCGCTCCTGCCGATGGGCGCCGCCGGCGTCTCGGCAGCCGCCTCCCGGGTGTTCTTCTCCTACATTGGCTTCGACGCCGCCTCCACCGCGGGCGAGGAAGCCCGCAACCCCAAGCGCGACCTGCCCCGGGCCATCATGCTGTCCATGCTGATCGTCACCACCATCTATGTGCTGGTCGCCGTGGCAGCCATCGGCGCCCGTCCCTGGGGCTGGTTCGACGGCACCGAGGCCGCCCTGGTGAAGATCCTGGAGGAGATCACCGGACAGCCATGGATCGCGCTGGTGTTCGCCGTCGGCGCTGTCCTCGCCATTGCCAGCATCGTGCTGACCGTCCTCTACGGCCAGACCCGCATCCTGCTGTCCATGTCCCGCGACGGGCTGGTTCCCCGCATCTTTGGCCGCGTCTCCCACCGCACCGGCACACCAGTGGCCGGAACGCTGATCGTGGGGACCGCCGTCGCCCTCACCGCCGGGCTGGTCCCGCTGGGCGCGCTCGCGGACGCCACCAGCATCGGCACCCTGTTCGCCTTCGCCCTGGTGAACCTGGCGGTCATCCACCTCCGCCGCACCCGGCCGGAGCTCAGGCGGACCTTCCGGGTTCCGCTCTTCCCGCTGACACCGATCCTGGGCGCGCTGATGTGCGTCTACCTGATGGCCAACCTGAGTACTGAAACGTGGGTGACCTTCGGGATCTGGATGCTCGTGGGACTGGCCGCGTACTTCGGCTACGGCCGGCGGCACTCGCGGGTGGCCGCACTGGGGCAGGAGGAATACCGTGAACTATCCGGCCGGAACTATTCGCCAGCCCCCGCATCCGCTGAACAGACCATCTCCCACCAGTAA
- a CDS encoding ROK family transcriptional regulator, producing the protein MPSPSRSTRSRTKNPGSQSALRHLNQQRIIECLLNGPSTQAELARQTGLSTATVSNIVKIMQDSGLASTEPTTSSGRRALNVRLNSNGAVAVGIDFGRRHLRVVLASLSYHIIAEESVLLPLGHQAEQGIQAAVALLDKLLADSGVERTAVVGAGVGIPGPIDRRTSTVAQGAILPEWVGIDIQERLEEAFQFPIFIDNDSNLGALSEVTWGPHSGISNLLFMKIGSGIGAGLILNGNPYYGNVGITGEIGHATIHEHGLICRCGNRGCLETIASTTTMIELLSRGEERPLTPEDIVRKALARDAATLRVVDDAGLAVGRALGNVANLINPEVIVVGGPLAGLGDILLDPIRRGLVRHAVPVIGETTTLTMSSLNDRAEALGAASLVFQHAGIRRT; encoded by the coding sequence ATGCCCTCACCATCGCGCTCAACGAGGAGCCGAACCAAAAACCCCGGGTCGCAATCCGCCCTGAGGCATCTGAACCAGCAGCGGATCATCGAATGCCTGCTCAACGGCCCTTCGACCCAGGCGGAACTGGCGCGGCAGACAGGACTGTCCACCGCGACAGTGTCCAACATCGTCAAAATCATGCAGGATTCGGGCCTTGCCTCCACCGAGCCAACCACCAGTTCCGGGCGCCGTGCACTCAACGTCCGGCTCAACAGCAACGGTGCCGTGGCGGTGGGCATCGACTTCGGCCGACGGCACCTGCGGGTGGTTCTGGCCTCGCTCAGCTACCACATCATCGCGGAGGAATCGGTGCTCCTGCCCCTCGGCCACCAGGCCGAGCAGGGCATCCAGGCGGCCGTCGCCCTGCTCGACAAACTGCTGGCAGACAGCGGAGTGGAGCGCACCGCCGTGGTGGGTGCCGGCGTCGGAATCCCCGGCCCCATCGATCGCAGGACCAGCACCGTGGCCCAGGGTGCAATCCTCCCCGAGTGGGTGGGCATCGACATCCAGGAACGCCTGGAGGAGGCGTTCCAATTCCCCATATTCATTGACAATGACTCGAATCTGGGCGCCCTGTCCGAAGTCACCTGGGGACCACACAGCGGCATCAGCAACCTGCTGTTTATGAAGATCGGCTCCGGCATTGGCGCGGGCCTGATCCTCAACGGCAACCCGTACTACGGCAACGTCGGGATCACCGGCGAAATCGGCCACGCGACCATCCACGAACACGGCCTGATCTGCCGCTGCGGCAACAGGGGGTGCCTGGAAACCATAGCCTCCACCACCACCATGATCGAACTGCTGAGCCGCGGCGAGGAACGTCCGCTCACGCCCGAGGACATCGTCCGCAAGGCGCTGGCAAGGGATGCGGCCACTTTGCGCGTAGTGGATGACGCCGGCCTCGCAGTGGGCAGGGCGTTGGGGAACGTGGCCAACCTGATCAACCCCGAAGTCATCGTGGTGGGCGGTCCGCTGGCGGGGCTGGGCGACATCCTGCTGGATCCCATCCGGCGCGGACTGGTGCGCCACGCCGTGCCCGTCATCGGCGAAACCACCACCCTGACGATGTCCTCCCTGAACGACCGCGCGGAGGCCCTGGGAGCCGCGTCGCTGGTCTTCCAGCACGCCGGAATCCGGCGCACGTAA
- the alr gene encoding alanine racemase, with product MRRNAQQTGTPESVLSGQVSVDLSAISDNVRALRALTPAPHFMAVVKGNGYGHGLVDVARAALSAGADWLGTAQLTEALALRQAGITAPVLSWLYLATASSETIREAVSHDVDISLGSVTQLDIVAGIARSLGQPAAVHLELDSGLSRGGARAEDWAGLVAAARQAELAGHLVVRGIWTHLAWADVPAHPGNAAAVDAFETAVGQAREAGLDPKLRHVSSSANILDRPEFAFDMVRAGLAIYGLAPADHLDPADYGLRPALSVTAPVVLVKKVPAGTGVSYEHQAITHEPRSLALIPLGYADGIPKGISGRNVVQLGGRRVPVIGKVCMDQFMVDLGPEPGGVSVGDTAVLFGDPRSGAASADEWGAAIGSHGDEIINRIAPRLPRAYRQPQAHECPDYEEPGDGAPDVA from the coding sequence ATGAGACGTAATGCACAACAGACAGGCACGCCTGAGTCGGTGCTTTCCGGGCAGGTCAGCGTTGATCTGTCCGCCATTTCAGACAACGTCCGGGCTCTCCGGGCACTCACGCCGGCGCCGCATTTCATGGCCGTGGTGAAGGGGAACGGCTACGGCCACGGCCTGGTGGACGTGGCCCGGGCGGCCCTCTCCGCCGGCGCCGACTGGCTGGGAACCGCGCAGCTCACCGAGGCCCTGGCTCTGCGCCAGGCGGGCATCACTGCACCGGTGCTGTCGTGGCTGTACCTCGCCACCGCGTCAAGCGAAACGATCCGCGAGGCAGTCAGCCACGACGTCGACATCTCCCTGGGCAGCGTCACGCAACTGGATATCGTGGCGGGCATCGCGCGTTCCCTGGGGCAGCCCGCGGCCGTCCACCTTGAGCTGGACAGCGGCCTGAGCCGTGGCGGCGCGCGTGCCGAGGACTGGGCCGGCCTGGTGGCGGCGGCGCGGCAGGCGGAGCTCGCAGGGCACCTGGTGGTGCGCGGCATCTGGACCCACCTGGCATGGGCCGACGTTCCCGCCCACCCGGGAAACGCGGCGGCGGTGGACGCCTTCGAGACGGCCGTTGGCCAGGCGCGCGAGGCAGGACTTGACCCGAAGCTGCGCCACGTTTCGAGTTCGGCGAACATCCTGGACCGGCCGGAATTTGCGTTCGACATGGTGCGGGCGGGCCTGGCCATCTACGGCCTCGCTCCGGCGGACCACCTTGATCCGGCCGATTACGGACTCCGGCCCGCCCTGTCGGTGACCGCCCCCGTGGTGCTGGTGAAGAAAGTTCCGGCGGGCACCGGCGTCAGCTATGAGCACCAGGCCATCACCCATGAGCCGAGGTCCCTGGCGCTGATCCCGCTGGGCTACGCCGACGGCATCCCGAAAGGCATTTCCGGCCGGAACGTCGTGCAGCTGGGCGGCAGGCGGGTTCCCGTGATCGGCAAGGTGTGCATGGACCAGTTCATGGTGGATCTGGGTCCCGAGCCCGGCGGTGTCAGCGTTGGTGACACGGCCGTCCTGTTCGGCGATCCCCGGAGCGGGGCCGCGAGCGCCGATGAGTGGGGCGCGGCCATCGGAAGCCACGGCGACGAGATCATCAACAGGATCGCACCGCGCCTTCCCCGCGCCTACCGCCAGCCGCAGGCACACGAGTGCCCGGATTACGAGGAGCCAGGGGACGGTGCGCCGGATGTCGCCTGA
- the mmsA gene encoding multiple monosaccharide ABC transporter ATP-binding protein: MTSLNTQREPVLLEMRSITKEFPGVKALSDVSLVVKAGEIHAICGENGAGKSTLMKVLSGVYPYGSYDGDIVYQNEVQQFRDIRASEHAGIVIIHQELALIPELSITENIFLGNEPVKRGVIDWAEARLRTRELLARVGLREDPDTPVKEIGVGKQQLVEIAKALNKSVKLLILDEPTAALNESDSQHLLDLILGLKGRGITSIIISHKLNEIEQIADSITIIRDGKSIETLNVKADGVDEDRIIKGMVGRTLESRFPHHEPKIGDVLFEVKGWTVGHPQVQDRLVCKGSNFFVRRGEIVGFAGLMGAGRTELARSVFGRSYGRFISGHIYKDGKELHLKNVKQAIDAGLGYVTEDRKSLGLNLLDDIKTTTVSAALHKISKHFVVDANKEFTVAEQYRKSLRTKTPSVEEGVAKLSGGNQQKVVLAKWMFTDPDLLILDEPTRGIDVGAKYEIYGIIQQLANQGKGVIVISSELPELLGLSDRIYTIFEGAITGVLDKDDASQESLMKLMTSARKTPDPLETLQNLPEQGLTK; encoded by the coding sequence ATGACGTCCCTCAACACGCAGCGCGAGCCGGTTCTCTTGGAGATGCGCTCCATCACCAAGGAATTCCCCGGCGTTAAAGCCTTGTCCGATGTGAGCCTGGTGGTGAAGGCCGGGGAGATCCACGCGATCTGCGGGGAAAACGGCGCCGGCAAGTCCACGCTCATGAAGGTCCTCTCCGGCGTGTACCCCTACGGCAGCTACGACGGCGACATCGTGTACCAGAACGAGGTTCAGCAGTTCAGGGACATCCGGGCCAGCGAACACGCGGGCATCGTGATTATCCACCAGGAGCTGGCGCTCATCCCGGAGCTCTCTATCACGGAGAACATCTTCCTGGGCAACGAACCGGTAAAGCGCGGTGTAATCGACTGGGCCGAGGCCCGCCTCCGGACCCGCGAGCTGCTTGCCCGGGTGGGTTTGCGGGAGGACCCGGACACTCCCGTCAAGGAAATCGGCGTCGGCAAACAGCAGCTGGTGGAGATCGCCAAGGCGCTGAACAAGTCCGTGAAGCTCCTCATCCTCGACGAGCCCACCGCCGCGCTGAACGAGTCCGACTCCCAGCACCTGCTGGACCTGATCCTGGGCCTGAAAGGCCGCGGCATCACGTCCATCATCATTTCCCACAAGCTCAATGAGATCGAACAGATCGCGGACTCCATCACCATCATCCGCGACGGCAAGTCGATCGAGACGCTCAACGTGAAGGCCGACGGCGTCGACGAGGACCGCATCATCAAGGGCATGGTGGGCCGCACCCTGGAATCACGGTTCCCGCACCACGAACCCAAGATCGGCGACGTCCTGTTCGAGGTCAAGGGCTGGACCGTCGGGCACCCGCAGGTCCAGGACCGGCTGGTCTGCAAGGGCTCGAACTTCTTTGTCCGCCGCGGCGAGATCGTCGGCTTCGCCGGGCTGATGGGCGCCGGCCGAACTGAACTGGCACGGTCGGTGTTCGGCCGTTCCTATGGCCGCTTCATCAGCGGCCATATCTACAAGGACGGCAAGGAACTCCACCTGAAGAATGTCAAGCAGGCCATTGATGCCGGCCTGGGCTACGTCACGGAGGACAGGAAATCCCTCGGCCTGAACCTGCTGGATGACATCAAAACCACCACAGTCTCGGCCGCGCTGCACAAAATCAGCAAGCACTTCGTCGTGGATGCGAACAAGGAATTCACCGTGGCTGAGCAGTACCGCAAGTCCCTGCGGACCAAGACGCCGTCCGTGGAGGAGGGCGTGGCCAAGCTGTCCGGCGGGAACCAGCAGAAGGTGGTCCTGGCGAAGTGGATGTTCACTGACCCGGACCTGCTGATCCTGGACGAACCCACCCGCGGCATCGACGTCGGCGCCAAGTACGAGATCTACGGGATCATCCAGCAGCTGGCCAACCAGGGCAAAGGCGTCATCGTGATCTCCTCCGAGCTGCCTGAACTGCTGGGCCTCTCCGACCGGATCTACACCATCTTCGAGGGCGCCATCACCGGAGTCCTGGACAAAGACGACGCCAGCCAGGAAAGCCTCATGAAACTCATGACCTCCGCCCGAAAAACGCCTGACCCTCTGGAAACCCTCCAGAACCTTCCAGAACAAGGACTGACAAAATGA
- a CDS encoding carbon-nitrogen hydrolase family protein, whose product MITVKLALMQANSSVLDIERNCAAIDRAARTAAEAGAAVLLTPELFPVGYAPLRVRAELDPQKLPDIRRALAGIAATHRIALVYSLPAMTAEGQWQITATVLDRTGDEILTYAKVHLFGPEERKAFSPAEAAPAVVDLGGVKTSLAICYDVEFPETVRAAATAGADLLLVPTALAHGFESVPQVLLRARALESQLTVAYANHSGEEDGCAFLGGSVIAGPDGELLAAAGPGPELLFAEVSPEAARLARDAVPYLRERRPDVYRAWGETGRP is encoded by the coding sequence GTGATCACGGTGAAGCTGGCGCTGATGCAGGCGAACTCCAGTGTTTTGGACATTGAACGGAACTGCGCAGCCATCGACCGCGCGGCTCGGACGGCCGCGGAGGCAGGCGCGGCGGTGCTCCTGACCCCCGAGCTTTTCCCGGTGGGCTACGCCCCGCTCCGGGTCAGGGCGGAGCTGGACCCCCAGAAGCTGCCCGACATCCGGCGCGCCCTTGCCGGTATCGCTGCCACCCACCGGATCGCACTGGTCTACAGCCTGCCTGCCATGACGGCCGAGGGGCAGTGGCAGATCACCGCGACGGTTTTGGACCGTACCGGAGACGAAATCCTTACTTACGCCAAGGTCCACCTTTTTGGGCCGGAGGAGCGCAAGGCGTTCAGCCCCGCGGAAGCAGCCCCCGCCGTCGTGGATCTCGGCGGCGTCAAAACCTCGCTGGCCATTTGCTACGACGTAGAGTTTCCCGAAACCGTGCGTGCGGCCGCCACGGCCGGGGCCGACCTGCTCCTGGTTCCCACGGCGCTGGCCCACGGCTTCGAATCCGTGCCGCAGGTGCTGCTGAGGGCCCGGGCGCTGGAGAGCCAGCTGACCGTGGCCTATGCCAATCACTCCGGGGAGGAGGACGGCTGCGCTTTCCTGGGCGGAAGCGTTATTGCCGGCCCGGACGGCGAACTGCTCGCCGCCGCCGGCCCCGGCCCGGAACTGCTGTTCGCCGAGGTCAGCCCCGAGGCGGCCCGGCTGGCGCGGGATGCCGTGCCCTATCTGCGCGAACGCCGGCCGGATGTTTACCGCGCCTGGGGCGAGACCGGACGGCCGTAG
- a CDS encoding PucR family transcriptional regulator: protein MSPEAVARTAPAASAAAERLSVVTLEQFLAKLPPELTVLHDGGNGSGLLRWVEPSELEDPTPYLLDGEFLLTAGLPFVGDAGDAARVDAYVGRLVKARVGALGFGLEPYFSAVPDAVVDACVRHNLTLVKVPSTLPFAAIGLEFSQLLESENAKVFRHLADTNRQLMRAVLSARPEHELLAALVQRVPVWAMLVGADGRVRARAGSGVEAATLQPLLGRLLGGSGPRVEMDTFNAPGSALVFGHPLRSTRDANLGALVLGTDAPLTPAQNSVVSSAVGLLELLVRQRTSGSLAPSQLATSLLLHPDSLASGGARHINGLRDLLAQSTSSTRSGPLRVVQGIRVGQAAGRTAESPVRELLQWRRLFDTKLVELTDYGFAAITRLKVDDALLADVEKLGWRLVIGDASELTDLSSAYQRVTALRQRVQTTGKSARVGEVAWTVAGLLGQEAGTMLAGRLLEPLLNQDSERRTAHLSVLRAWLGENGNWDATAKTLGLHRNSVRRQINAVAELLDTDLNQAQVRAELWIALQYVDELPAVPDYGRPVSPQAR, encoded by the coding sequence ATGTCGCCTGAGGCAGTGGCGCGGACGGCGCCCGCAGCCAGTGCGGCGGCGGAGCGGCTGAGTGTCGTCACCCTGGAACAGTTCCTGGCGAAGCTGCCGCCGGAGCTCACGGTTCTTCACGACGGCGGCAACGGTTCGGGACTGCTGCGGTGGGTTGAGCCGAGTGAGCTGGAGGACCCCACGCCGTACCTGCTCGACGGCGAGTTCCTCCTCACGGCAGGTTTGCCCTTCGTTGGCGACGCGGGTGACGCCGCCCGGGTTGACGCTTACGTGGGGCGCCTGGTGAAGGCCAGGGTGGGGGCCCTGGGCTTTGGCCTGGAGCCATACTTCAGCGCCGTGCCGGACGCTGTGGTGGACGCCTGTGTCCGGCACAACCTGACCCTGGTGAAGGTGCCCAGCACGCTCCCGTTCGCTGCCATTGGGCTCGAGTTCTCCCAGTTGCTGGAGTCGGAGAACGCGAAAGTATTCCGCCACCTCGCGGACACGAACCGGCAGCTGATGCGCGCCGTCCTGTCCGCCCGGCCCGAACATGAGCTCCTGGCCGCGCTGGTCCAGCGGGTCCCGGTCTGGGCCATGCTGGTCGGCGCGGACGGGCGGGTGCGCGCCCGGGCCGGTTCCGGCGTTGAGGCCGCCACCCTGCAGCCGCTGCTCGGGAGGCTGCTGGGTGGCAGCGGGCCGCGGGTGGAGATGGATACCTTCAATGCCCCTGGATCAGCGCTCGTCTTCGGCCACCCGCTGCGCAGCACCCGCGACGCCAACCTTGGCGCGCTGGTGCTGGGCACTGATGCGCCCCTGACTCCGGCGCAAAACAGCGTGGTGTCCTCCGCCGTCGGACTCCTTGAGCTGCTGGTCCGGCAACGGACCAGCGGCTCCCTGGCACCGAGCCAGCTGGCGACGTCCCTGCTGCTTCACCCGGACAGCCTCGCCTCCGGCGGGGCGCGGCACATCAACGGGCTCCGGGACCTGCTGGCCCAGAGCACTTCCTCCACGCGCTCCGGCCCCTTGCGCGTGGTGCAGGGAATCAGGGTGGGGCAGGCTGCCGGACGGACCGCAGAAAGCCCGGTGCGGGAGCTGCTGCAGTGGCGCCGCCTGTTCGACACCAAGCTCGTGGAGCTCACGGACTACGGTTTCGCCGCCATCACCCGGCTCAAGGTGGACGACGCACTGCTGGCCGACGTGGAGAAGCTCGGCTGGCGGCTGGTCATCGGCGATGCCAGCGAGCTCACCGACCTGAGCAGCGCCTACCAGCGGGTGACCGCTCTGCGCCAAAGAGTCCAGACCACCGGCAAGAGCGCCCGCGTGGGTGAAGTGGCGTGGACGGTCGCGGGGCTGCTGGGCCAGGAGGCCGGAACCATGCTGGCCGGCCGGCTGTTGGAACCGCTGCTCAACCAGGACAGCGAACGCCGCACCGCGCATTTGTCCGTACTGAGGGCATGGCTCGGCGAGAACGGGAACTGGGATGCAACCGCCAAGACGCTGGGACTGCACCGCAACAGCGTCCGGCGGCAGATCAATGCTGTGGCCGAACTGCTGGACACCGACCTGAACCAGGCACAGGTCCGGGCCGAACTCTGGATTGCACTGCAGTACGTCGACGAGCTGCCGGCCGTCCCCGACTACGGCCGTCCGGTCTCGCCCCAGGCGCGGTAA